A genomic segment from Octopus sinensis linkage group LG4, ASM634580v1, whole genome shotgun sequence encodes:
- the LOC115210638 gene encoding collagen alpha-1(XII) chain-like, producing MFHKQTYYFTVLSLLTFAAHSLPTKQCVGKAANIMFVLDSSSSIWIVDYKKQLKFAQNLVDNFDIGTGNSQVNVGAITFSDRAHLEFSLDRYADSQQVRKAIDNIPYRTGQTNTAEALRVLRSELKPKLQSSSSPFIAIVITDGKSRDTKATKEEAKLLHKLGIHVYAIGVGSNYDLEELKAIASDPVNNVFEVTSYSALQNIAKSFGVKTCEAITKPPVVQDTSAHTTKQQFTTTTEMKTTTTTKQPFTTTRATTTATTTTTAAATTTTTATTTAATPEMTTSVVTASPAKSISIKTFVFPATGKPRTLFSDIPQRDESSSVTYGYDLLSMGAYRANMITQFINTMLPYTGYGNFRVVSFAHCPVNFNVPTTSLTGKSYSETRNSVNIAVPGLANVIREMRKGNETKDSTTTWKKNTAVLFVDPSVTAITQEVLEESEKLKNEGSKVFLVNVGRNIWPQPQLLHSISSQPYNRYIYNFPTYNQLLYTAHNTPFKLRAMCKGYRNTY from the exons ATGTTCCATAAACAGACTTACTATTTTACAGTCCTCAGTTTACTTACA tttGCAGCTCACAGTTTACCTACGAAAC AATGTGTCGGTAAAGCAGCGAACATCATGTTTGTACTAGATTCTTCTAGTAGTATATGGATTGTCGATTATAAAAAACAACTGAAATTTGCTCAAAATCTGGTGGATAATTTTGACATTGGTACTGGTAATTCTCAAGTTAACGTTGGCGCTATTACTTTCAGTGATAGAGCTCATCTCGAGTTTTCTCTTGATCGATATGCAGACAGCCAACAAGTGAGAAAAGCCATAGATAACATTCCTTACAGAACTGGTCAAACTAACACAGCGGAAGCATTGCGAGTTTTGAGATCAGAACTGAAACCGAAGCTACAGTCATCTTCATCTCCTTTCATTGCAATTGTTATCACTGATGGTAAATCACGTGATACGAAAGCCACAAAAGAAGAGGCCAAGTTACTTCATAAACTTGGAATCCACGTTTATGCTATTGGTGTTGGAAGTAATTACGATTTGGAAGAATTGAAAGCTATTGCGAGTGATCCCGTCAACAATGTGTTTGAAGTAACCAGTTATTCAGCATTACAGAATATAGCGAAATCTTTCGGAGTGAAAACATGTGAAG CTATAACAAAACCTCCTGTTGTTCAAGATACATCAGCCCACACAACGAAACAGCAGTTTACAACTACTACGGAAATGAAGACAACCACTACAACAAAACAGCCTTTCACTACTActagagcaacaacaacagcaacaacaacaacaacagcagcagcaacaacaacaacaacagcaacaacaacagcagcaacaccagaAATGACTACTTCGGTTGTAACTGCATCGCCAGCCAAATCAATATCAATAAAAACCTTTGTTTTTCCAGCAACAGGGAAACCAAGAACTCTGTTTTCTGATATACCACAAAGAGATGAATCTT CATCTGTAACCTATGGGTATGACCTACTCTCTATGGGAGCCTACAGAGCCAACATGATTACACAATTTATCAATACTATGCTGCCGTACACTGGATATGGAAATTTCAGAGTTGTGTCGTTTGCCCACTGTCCGGTTAACTTCAATGTTCCTACGACTTCACTGACTGGGAAATCTTATTCAGAAACAAGAAACAGTGTTAATATAGCTGTTCCCGGCTTGGCGAATGTCATACGTGAAatgagaaaaggaaatgaaacaaaagacAGTACGACTACTTGGAAAAAGAACACAGCTGTTTTGTTTGTCGATCCTTCAGTAACTGCGATTACACAAGAAGTATTAGAAGAAAGTGAAAAGCTTAAGAATGAAGGCAGTAAAGTATTCTTAGTGAATGTAGGTCGTAATATTTGGCCACAACCTCAATTACTGCATTCAATCAGCAGCCAACCTTACAACAGATACATTTATAATTTCCCAACTTACAATCAATTGTTATATACCGCTCACAACACACCGTTCAAGCTCAGAGCTATGTGTAAAGGTTACCGGAACACATATTAA